One part of the Moorena sp. SIOASIH genome encodes these proteins:
- a CDS encoding PAAR domain-containing protein, which yields MGQPAARKGDLVVTSCTHQVQGQPPAPAPPIVAPMPIPFQGKFEQKLSKKVKIGGKFVALKGSQGKTQVHPPIPPPGTSPIKFVKEPNKTAEITKGSSSVKIEGKPVARIGDPVKTCSELPPPHGTVSPGPGKPTKVFIGG from the coding sequence ATGGGTCAACCAGCAGCAAGAAAAGGCGATTTAGTTGTGACATCTTGTACGCACCAAGTCCAGGGTCAACCACCTGCTCCTGCGCCGCCTATTGTAGCGCCAATGCCAATTCCTTTCCAAGGAAAATTCGAGCAAAAGTTGAGTAAAAAGGTGAAAATTGGTGGTAAATTTGTGGCCTTAAAGGGCAGCCAGGGTAAAACCCAGGTACACCCACCGATACCGCCACCGGGAACTTCACCAATCAAGTTTGTCAAGGAACCTAACAAAACAGCTGAAATTACTAAGGGTAGTTCCTCTGTGAAAATTGAGGGTAAACCAGTGGCGCGCATTGGTGACCCAGTTAAGACCTGTAGTGAATTACCCCCTCCCCACGGCACAGTATCCCCTGGGCCTGGTAAGCCGACGAAGGTATTTATTGGCGGATGA
- a CDS encoding phage tail protein I yields the protein MSNYLSTYLNYLPANFQEDPFVGRFLLAFERVMSGLPPSHDDPNPDQWALEEYIDRIPTYFNPYNHPDLPVESDIAPNEFLPWLASWVALSLRDDWSEEVKRRFISNIVPLYRQRGTKAGVKQMLELYTQEEVKIYEFEEPAHYFQVTITLNERDPKLLGRQEEIAKAIVNQEKPAHTFYALRVLLPGMQIINEPTDSKPGIIVGVTTLLGSRYVS from the coding sequence ATGTCCAACTACCTAAGTACCTATCTAAACTATCTACCAGCTAACTTTCAGGAAGACCCTTTTGTGGGTCGGTTTCTGTTGGCTTTCGAGCGGGTAATGAGTGGCTTACCCCCTTCTCACGACGATCCAAATCCTGATCAGTGGGCTTTAGAAGAATACATTGACCGCATCCCTACTTACTTCAATCCCTATAATCATCCTGATTTACCGGTAGAGTCAGACATAGCACCAAATGAGTTTCTACCTTGGTTGGCCAGTTGGGTGGCGTTAAGTTTGCGAGATGATTGGAGCGAGGAGGTTAAACGCCGATTTATCAGCAATATTGTCCCTCTCTATCGCCAACGGGGCACTAAGGCGGGAGTGAAGCAAATGCTAGAACTTTACACTCAAGAAGAGGTCAAAATCTACGAATTTGAAGAACCTGCTCATTACTTCCAGGTGACAATCACCTTGAACGAGCGAGACCCTAAACTGCTGGGACGTCAGGAAGAAATTGCGAAGGCAATTGTGAATCAGGAAAAACCTGCTCACACGTTTTATGCTTTGCGAGTGTTACTACCCGGTATGCAAATTATTAATGAGCCCACTGATAGTAAACCAGGCATCATCGTTGGGGTTACTACATTACTCGGCAGTAGATATGTATCGTAA
- a CDS encoding phage baseplate assembly protein V, producing the protein MTSIDLLTNLLGPPEIRGRFYGVTMGIVTNNGDEENLGRVKVKFPWLSDNDESYWARVLTPMAGNDRGIYFLPEVNDEVLVAFEQGNINFPYILGGLWNGRDRPPESPEKGEGDGKNKMINKRTIKSRSGHIIRLDDTQDKEKVEVISHNRHTIRLDDTKEKGKIEVIAQSGHAIRLDDTKGKEKIEVIDNTGKNSIIINTKDNSITIESKEGKLKLGGKGIEIISEEDIKITAKNNLDMKTDKSFKVNANGSKVETKQGMHFKASKDVKITGNTVSIN; encoded by the coding sequence ATGACAAGCATCGATTTACTGACTAATTTGCTAGGTCCCCCTGAAATACGAGGTCGTTTCTATGGAGTGACTATGGGAATAGTGACCAACAATGGCGATGAAGAAAACTTGGGGCGAGTCAAGGTCAAGTTTCCTTGGCTCTCAGATAATGATGAAAGCTATTGGGCTAGGGTGTTAACTCCCATGGCTGGTAATGACCGTGGTATTTACTTTTTGCCGGAGGTGAATGATGAGGTACTGGTAGCTTTTGAACAAGGTAATATCAATTTTCCCTATATCCTAGGTGGGCTTTGGAATGGCAGAGATAGACCACCTGAGTCTCCTGAAAAAGGGGAGGGAGATGGGAAAAATAAAATGATTAACAAGCGCACAATTAAGTCCCGTAGTGGTCATATTATTCGCTTAGATGATACTCAAGATAAAGAAAAAGTTGAGGTAATTTCTCATAATAGGCATACTATCCGTTTAGATGATACTAAGGAAAAAGGAAAAATTGAAGTAATTGCTCAAAGTGGTCATGCTATTCGCTTGGATGATACTAAAGGTAAAGAAAAAATTGAGGTGATTGATAACACTGGCAAAAATAGTATCATTATTAATACCAAAGATAATTCAATTACGATTGAGTCTAAGGAAGGTAAACTTAAACTTGGTGGTAAGGGTATCGAAATTATTTCCGAGGAAGATATCAAAATTACTGCCAAGAATAACCTGGATATGAAGACAGATAAGTCATTTAAAGTTAATGCTAATGGTAGCAAAGTTGAAACTAAGCAGGGGATGCACTTTAAAGCTAGTAAAGACGTGAAGATTACCGGTAATACGGTATCAATTAATTAA
- a CDS encoding LamG-like jellyroll fold domain-containing protein: protein MPLPLPNLDDRTYADLLEEAVALIPKEYPDWTDHNPTDPGIILIEMLAWLTEMVIYRTNQIPDENQKMFLKLLNGPEWQLEGDLEAALQQTIVDLRQRYRAVSSEDFEQLVLQDWLETPTAKAFGPFGVITRAKCVSQRNLALTELTAREEPAPGHISVLVVPQTLADNYSLLSFDGQDDYLEIPHSDQLNFANDQDFTIEVWVRVNKVQARTQETHNFILDKGSGSGGFPYGIRYENQSGKIQVTRSDGTNYATISSTKAINDDNFHHVALVKDSSTLYLYLDGALEGFTEDTNSDNTINTSSIYLGGGGNQSNFKGTITQLRIWQGVRLEAEIKQEMNEYLQGTEKGLVGYWNLDEGSGTIANDKTPNQNHGTIQGASWYQPNISASLLRGLWSFLDERRLLTVRHHVVTPDYLPLRVWARLYLVAGSNAQQVQDQANQEAQAFFHPVNSQSYWDGQGWPFGRSIYVSELYQLLDRIPGVDYVEDIMIHTHDLTTTILTEPTSRPQTQITVKDTTDFAVGDTIQIDPSNSDQEYYTIISIEPGLKLLTLSSALNEAYGVGTMVVCCLSSEISTSISNQEFSVDQVRELAPGDTVRIIPTNGNPENREIESVDHSSSIITLKEPLSQTPAIGTKVVQLATWREERSKPKEIGQFIQKELIRVKLRDYELVNFNVEMNLVIMEYIAEEWQLSS, encoded by the coding sequence ATGCCCCTACCACTACCTAACCTAGATGACCGTACTTATGCTGACCTCTTGGAAGAGGCTGTTGCTCTAATACCGAAAGAGTATCCTGATTGGACTGACCACAATCCTACTGACCCTGGCATCATCTTGATCGAGATGTTGGCTTGGTTGACGGAGATGGTGATTTACCGGACTAATCAGATTCCAGATGAAAACCAAAAAATGTTTCTGAAGCTGCTTAATGGTCCGGAGTGGCAGCTGGAAGGAGATTTGGAGGCAGCACTGCAGCAAACCATTGTGGATTTGCGGCAACGTTATCGGGCAGTTAGTAGTGAGGATTTTGAACAGCTGGTACTACAAGACTGGCTGGAAACACCAACAGCTAAAGCGTTTGGTCCTTTTGGTGTAATCACTAGGGCAAAATGCGTTTCTCAGCGGAATCTGGCTTTGACTGAATTAACTGCTAGGGAAGAACCAGCCCCAGGACACATTAGCGTGCTGGTGGTTCCTCAAACGTTGGCTGATAACTACAGTTTGCTCTCCTTTGATGGCCAGGATGATTATCTGGAAATCCCTCACTCAGACCAACTCAATTTTGCTAACGACCAAGACTTTACCATTGAAGTTTGGGTTAGGGTAAATAAAGTCCAAGCTAGAACCCAAGAAACCCATAATTTTATCCTAGACAAAGGTAGTGGTTCTGGGGGTTTTCCTTATGGAATTAGATATGAAAACCAATCGGGTAAAATACAGGTAACTAGAAGTGATGGTACGAATTATGCTACCATTAGTTCTACCAAAGCCATTAATGATGACAATTTTCATCACGTTGCTCTTGTAAAAGATAGTTCAACGCTGTACTTATATCTTGATGGAGCCTTAGAAGGCTTTACTGAAGATACAAATTCAGATAATACAATTAATACTTCATCTATTTATCTGGGTGGTGGAGGTAACCAAAGCAATTTCAAAGGCACAATTACTCAATTGCGGATTTGGCAAGGAGTGCGCTTAGAGGCAGAAATTAAACAGGAGATGAATGAGTATCTCCAAGGGACAGAAAAGGGATTAGTTGGTTATTGGAATTTGGATGAAGGGTCTGGTACTATTGCTAATGATAAGACTCCTAACCAAAATCATGGAACTATCCAAGGAGCCAGTTGGTATCAACCCAATATCAGTGCTTCACTGTTGCGAGGCTTATGGTCTTTCTTGGATGAACGGCGGTTGCTGACTGTACGCCATCATGTAGTTACCCCAGACTATCTTCCTTTGCGAGTTTGGGCGCGACTCTATCTAGTTGCGGGGAGCAATGCCCAGCAGGTTCAAGACCAGGCAAACCAAGAAGCACAAGCTTTCTTCCACCCAGTTAATTCCCAGTCTTATTGGGATGGTCAGGGTTGGCCTTTTGGTAGGAGTATTTATGTTTCCGAATTGTATCAATTACTGGATCGAATTCCTGGGGTGGACTATGTGGAAGATATCATGATCCATACTCATGATCTAACCACTACTATCTTAACTGAGCCAACCTCAAGACCCCAGACTCAGATTACAGTTAAAGATACCACCGATTTTGCTGTAGGGGATACTATTCAAATCGACCCCAGCAATAGTGATCAGGAATACTATACGATTATTAGTATTGAGCCAGGACTAAAACTATTGACCTTGTCCTCAGCTTTAAATGAAGCTTATGGAGTTGGGACAATGGTTGTTTGTTGCCTGTCTTCTGAAATTAGTACCTCCATCTCTAACCAGGAATTCTCCGTAGATCAGGTCAGAGAATTAGCACCAGGGGATACAGTTCGCATCATTCCTACTAATGGCAACCCAGAAAATCGAGAAATTGAGAGTGTTGATCATTCCAGTAGTATAATTACTCTTAAAGAACCTCTTAGTCAAACTCCAGCTATAGGTACAAAAGTAGTTCAGTTAGCAACTTGGCGGGAGGAACGCAGTAAACCGAAAGAAATTGGTCAGTTTATCCAAAAAGAACTGATCAGAGTTAAGCTCAGAGACTATGAGTTAGTAAATTTTAATGTAGAGATGAATTTAGTAATCATGGAATACATAGCTGAAGAATGGCAATTAAGTAGTTAG
- a CDS encoding contractile injection system protein, VgrG/Pvc8 family, with amino-acid sequence MVSTAPQTSTNSIATSVPGFRILIRGQQLRSDVMAVIVDENVSTPTMFTIKIANWDQEKQEWIDEQLFKLGNEVTIFMGYGGSRGKLQKLMMGQITGLEPEFAHGEIPLLTVRGYDYSHRLLRGYKTRSFTKKKDSDIARDIAKKAGLKYGGVTTNLALDYVLQHNQTDMEFLKTRAQRLGYEVVVKDKTLYFRPHQDKSKSVLTLVQRKDLLSFSSRLTSLTQVEQVEVRGWNPKDKKAFIGGTKPSSSSNNSGAKAVDQANGSGKETTERLYRPVFSQQEAEQIAQGRFNNMALEYIRGEGLCVGRADLRAGTVITIQGVGKQFSGDYYVTSTTHTYSQKRGYRTAFKVRRKGSRE; translated from the coding sequence GCTCCTCAAACCAGTACCAATAGCATCGCTACCTCAGTCCCTGGCTTCAGAATTCTGATCAGGGGACAACAGTTGCGGTCTGATGTGATGGCAGTAATTGTGGATGAAAACGTTAGTACTCCCACTATGTTTACGATCAAGATTGCCAACTGGGACCAAGAAAAGCAGGAGTGGATTGATGAGCAACTGTTTAAGCTAGGCAATGAGGTAACGATTTTTATGGGCTACGGAGGAAGTAGAGGAAAGCTGCAAAAACTGATGATGGGTCAGATTACTGGTCTGGAACCAGAATTTGCCCATGGGGAAATACCTCTGTTGACAGTGCGCGGCTACGACTACAGTCATCGATTGCTTCGGGGTTACAAGACTCGCTCGTTTACTAAAAAGAAAGACAGCGATATCGCTAGAGATATTGCCAAAAAAGCCGGTCTAAAGTATGGGGGAGTAACCACAAACCTGGCTTTGGACTATGTACTACAGCATAATCAAACAGACATGGAATTTCTTAAGACCCGTGCTCAACGACTGGGTTATGAGGTAGTGGTTAAAGATAAAACTCTATATTTTCGTCCCCATCAGGATAAATCCAAGTCAGTGTTGACTCTAGTTCAACGAAAGGATTTGCTCAGTTTTTCGTCCCGACTGACCAGCTTGACCCAGGTGGAACAGGTGGAGGTGCGCGGTTGGAACCCGAAGGACAAAAAAGCCTTCATTGGGGGAACCAAACCTAGTTCTAGTAGTAACAACAGTGGTGCTAAGGCTGTAGATCAGGCTAATGGTAGTGGAAAAGAAACCACTGAACGTTTGTATCGCCCCGTGTTCAGTCAACAGGAAGCTGAGCAAATCGCTCAGGGGAGATTTAATAACATGGCCCTAGAATACATCCGTGGGGAGGGCTTGTGTGTCGGACGCGCTGACTTGCGAGCAGGTACCGTTATTACTATCCAAGGAGTGGGCAAACAGTTTAGTGGTGACTACTATGTGACCTCCACCACCCATACCTATTCCCAGAAACGAGGTTATCGCACGGCATTTAAAGTTAGGAGGAAAGGGAGTAGGGAGTAG
- a CDS encoding GPW/gp25 family protein, which produces MTTDFLGVGWNFPVVLDPNKQIDMAHYEDSVRQSIWMIMSTSPGERLMRPDFGCGIHDLVFASNSAGTAGQLTVEVRRALTQWEPRIEVLDVGVYPDEDQFNRLLIEINYQVRRTNNRFNLVYPFYLDY; this is translated from the coding sequence ATGACTACTGATTTTCTCGGAGTGGGATGGAATTTCCCCGTAGTACTCGACCCAAATAAACAAATTGATATGGCGCACTATGAGGATAGTGTCCGCCAGTCGATTTGGATGATTATGAGTACTTCTCCAGGAGAACGGCTGATGCGGCCAGATTTTGGCTGCGGTATTCATGATTTAGTATTTGCCAGCAACAGCGCTGGGACAGCTGGACAATTAACAGTGGAGGTACGCCGAGCCTTGACCCAGTGGGAACCGCGCATTGAAGTTCTAGATGTAGGTGTCTACCCGGATGAAGATCAATTTAATCGTCTCTTGATAGAAATAAACTACCAAGTGCGCCGTACTAATAATCGCTTTAACTTAGTTTATCCATTCTATTTAGACTATTAA
- a CDS encoding baseplate J/gp47 family protein translates to MQAPKIDQRSYKDIVAYTEACAKAFTDWRPLADNKPDGGRSLIRIFGHLATIVGDRLNQVPDKNFLAFLDLIGTSIGPPRPARVPLTFYLATGSTEALVPAQTEVAAPPTEGEEEEVIFETERDLVLTNVQLQAVFVREPEQDRYSDRTQQGTGQDDAAFLTFAGDQPIEHSLHLACDHLLTLPESKTLTLTIDSPNAIGLAAVPITWSYWNGEVWKPILGIIEGLEVEIGYGQVIVQPGKAIDYQGREINLSDRDSLPWSPNSSQTRLVVISYSESEPVLELIAETDTSKPANTHIRLARLDIDDHNQISKSFPSLTNSGNSQWQVSIENLPVPSQDSINGINAAWLKAQLTNTPLPPPQSLPQVNHISASVEIHGSDIAPDLCFFDTDELDLSKDFYPFGEEPGFNDTFYFASQEIFSKPGAEVTVTLVLSSDAPAVNTNGGVEVRWEAWNGSSWEVVKHNSSGLSAANFTIGGAFTFTLPDQMEPQPVNGESNYWLRARIIRGNYGTEEATAEQTTSTTLQPSRAISTTLTQAVSSGVNILRVSSASGFQANDSILIGANTSQPEYAEISSISSNTLTLTNSINSDHASGATVELFEQEVSSGINIIKVDSVRGFLPSDRIRIDPGTNNQEDLEIVSINFNENTLTLTSNLTDSHPVETSVVLLPASALAPPVVKSLTLSYSYNSGDSPLSACLTYNDFTYVDCTTHANQDGSPFEAFTPTPDLRPTLYLGFDAPFANRPVTIYAQVEPPVPGELATSPTITQKAVIVPEYASPDRWVRLGVEVDETAAMSQPGLVRFIGPTDLTKQSEFGKNLYWLRIRWQWGDFRVPPRLQQLLLNTTWATQATTIENEILGSSNGNPNQTFSTLQFPVLEGQQLEVQEEEETDLQEEVWVVWQEVSDFYGSGPEDRHYVLNHLTGEVRFGNNQQGRIPALGSNNIRMVYYRTGGGKRGNKPAETITELKTTVPYVDSVTNLEAASGGAEQESLEWVKEQGPKTLRHRYKAVTAQDIEDLVYQASTDVARAWAITPEFNPKDLQWLPNYQLPLEGSGTITVSLWSQGNNPPTSYQLQVKINGPGQTIAYEEKIFTSDQSSDRQLTYSVTASQFSLGTEWYVTMVNLGDVNVSGDVKIEYPGGSLTENFNLPPKTTNHADNSPYLDKKDFGRVELIVLPDSAARQPTPSLGLLDLVEAYIQNRCAPTFDLQVTGPYWVDVTVTAEVVPISLAVSEAVVFGVNDALNNFLHPLTGGVEGQGWPFGRQPHKSDLYRLIESVPGVNYVNSLSIDLADIPDEQKKRFLIYSGEHQISLDF, encoded by the coding sequence ATGCAAGCTCCAAAGATTGATCAACGTAGCTATAAAGACATCGTTGCCTATACGGAGGCGTGCGCTAAGGCGTTCACAGACTGGCGTCCTTTGGCAGATAACAAGCCGGATGGTGGTCGGTCACTAATTCGTATTTTTGGTCATCTGGCAACGATTGTCGGCGATCGCCTTAATCAAGTCCCGGATAAAAATTTCCTGGCCTTTCTGGATTTAATTGGCACTAGCATTGGACCACCCCGACCAGCGCGAGTACCCTTGACCTTTTATTTGGCAACTGGTAGCACAGAAGCCTTGGTTCCTGCTCAGACGGAGGTGGCAGCACCGCCCACAGAAGGAGAGGAAGAAGAGGTCATTTTCGAGACCGAGCGTGATTTAGTCTTGACCAATGTGCAGCTGCAAGCAGTGTTTGTGCGGGAACCGGAACAAGACCGCTATAGCGATCGCACACAGCAAGGGACGGGTCAAGACGATGCTGCTTTTCTAACCTTTGCAGGGGATCAGCCCATTGAACATTCCCTCCATTTGGCTTGTGACCACCTGCTCACCTTACCTGAATCGAAAACGCTCACCCTAACCATTGACTCTCCTAATGCAATTGGGTTAGCAGCAGTACCGATCACTTGGTCTTACTGGAATGGGGAGGTTTGGAAACCAATACTAGGAATTATTGAGGGCTTAGAGGTTGAAATTGGCTATGGTCAGGTTATCGTCCAACCTGGAAAGGCGATAGATTATCAAGGTCGAGAGATTAATCTCAGTGATAGAGACTCCTTGCCTTGGAGTCCTAATTCTAGTCAAACTAGGCTAGTGGTAATTTCCTACAGTGAATCAGAACCAGTCCTGGAACTAATTGCTGAGACCGATACTAGCAAACCAGCTAATACTCATATCCGTTTGGCCCGTCTAGACATTGACGACCACAACCAAATTAGCAAGTCCTTCCCAAGCTTGACCAACTCAGGTAACAGTCAGTGGCAGGTGTCCATTGAGAATCTGCCAGTCCCCAGTCAGGATAGTATTAATGGAATCAATGCTGCCTGGCTTAAAGCTCAGCTTACCAATACTCCTTTACCTCCACCTCAATCATTGCCTCAGGTCAATCACATTAGTGCCAGTGTGGAGATTCATGGCAGTGATATAGCACCAGACTTGTGCTTTTTCGATACCGATGAACTGGATCTGAGCAAAGATTTCTACCCCTTTGGTGAGGAACCTGGTTTCAACGATACCTTTTATTTCGCTAGTCAGGAAATTTTCTCTAAACCTGGAGCCGAGGTTACCGTTACTTTGGTTTTAAGTAGTGATGCTCCAGCCGTTAATACTAATGGGGGTGTGGAAGTCCGCTGGGAAGCCTGGAATGGTAGTAGTTGGGAGGTAGTTAAACATAATAGTTCTGGTCTGTCCGCTGCCAACTTCACTATTGGCGGTGCATTTACTTTCACTCTCCCTGACCAGATGGAACCGCAGCCAGTGAATGGGGAAAGTAATTATTGGCTTCGTGCTCGGATAATCAGGGGTAATTATGGTACTGAGGAAGCTACCGCAGAACAAACTACCAGTACCACACTCCAGCCATCTCGTGCCATTAGCACCACACTCACTCAAGCTGTTAGCAGTGGAGTCAATATCCTACGGGTCAGTAGTGCTAGTGGCTTTCAAGCTAATGACTCTATTCTGATTGGGGCAAACACTAGTCAACCGGAATATGCGGAAATTAGTAGTATTAGCTCTAATACCCTAACTCTGACCAATAGTATCAATTCTGACCATGCCAGTGGAGCCACAGTGGAACTTTTTGAACAAGAGGTCAGTAGTGGTATCAACATCATCAAGGTAGATAGTGTTAGAGGTTTTTTGCCTAGCGATCGCATCCGGATTGATCCAGGTACTAACAATCAGGAAGACTTGGAGATTGTTAGTATCAATTTCAACGAGAATACCCTCACCCTGACCAGCAACCTCACTGACTCTCATCCAGTGGAAACCAGTGTGGTACTCCTACCAGCCTCAGCTTTAGCGCCACCAGTGGTAAAATCCCTAACCCTAAGCTATAGCTACAACTCAGGTGATTCCCCTCTCTCAGCTTGCTTGACCTACAATGATTTCACCTATGTAGATTGCACCACTCACGCTAACCAGGATGGCTCGCCCTTTGAGGCTTTTACTCCCACTCCAGACCTCCGACCCACTCTTTATTTAGGCTTTGATGCCCCCTTTGCTAACCGCCCAGTCACGATCTATGCCCAGGTAGAACCACCAGTACCAGGAGAATTAGCCACAAGTCCGACGATTACTCAGAAAGCAGTAATCGTACCAGAATATGCTAGCCCTGACCGTTGGGTGCGTTTAGGTGTGGAAGTTGATGAAACCGCTGCCATGAGTCAACCAGGTTTAGTCCGGTTTATTGGACCAACTGACTTGACAAAGCAATCAGAATTTGGTAAGAATTTATATTGGCTGCGAATTCGCTGGCAATGGGGTGATTTTAGAGTGCCACCCCGACTACAGCAGTTGCTGCTTAATACAACTTGGGCAACCCAGGCAACCACCATTGAGAATGAAATCCTTGGTTCGAGTAATGGGAATCCCAATCAGACCTTCTCCACCCTGCAATTTCCTGTGTTAGAGGGTCAACAACTAGAGGTCCAGGAAGAGGAAGAAACGGATCTACAAGAGGAGGTGTGGGTAGTTTGGCAAGAAGTATCAGATTTCTATGGTTCCGGACCCGAAGACCGTCACTATGTTCTCAATCACCTGACCGGAGAAGTAAGGTTTGGCAACAACCAACAGGGAAGGATACCTGCCCTAGGTAGCAACAATATCCGTATGGTTTACTACCGCACAGGTGGAGGTAAACGGGGTAACAAACCAGCTGAGACTATCACCGAACTCAAGACCACAGTACCTTATGTCGATAGTGTCACTAACCTAGAAGCTGCTAGTGGTGGAGCCGAGCAGGAGTCTCTAGAGTGGGTGAAAGAACAAGGACCGAAAACCTTGCGCCATCGGTACAAAGCTGTAACTGCCCAGGACATCGAGGATTTGGTCTACCAAGCATCCACCGATGTAGCCAGGGCATGGGCAATTACTCCTGAATTTAACCCAAAAGACTTGCAATGGTTGCCAAACTACCAGCTCCCCTTAGAAGGATCAGGGACGATCACGGTCAGTTTATGGTCCCAGGGGAATAATCCCCCAACCAGCTATCAGCTACAGGTCAAGATTAATGGTCCAGGACAGACCATAGCCTATGAGGAAAAAATCTTTACCTCTGACCAATCTAGTGATCGCCAACTGACTTACAGCGTCACAGCCAGCCAATTCAGTCTGGGAACCGAATGGTACGTGACTATGGTCAACTTGGGCGATGTTAACGTTAGCGGTGATGTAAAGATTGAGTATCCTGGTGGTTCTCTGACAGAAAATTTCAACCTACCCCCTAAGACAACTAACCATGCTGATAATAGTCCTTATCTAGACAAAAAAGATTTTGGTCGAGTTGAGCTAATTGTCCTACCCGATTCTGCTGCACGTCAACCTACTCCCAGTCTCGGTTTACTTGATTTAGTCGAGGCATACATCCAAAATCGGTGCGCCCCTACCTTTGACCTGCAAGTCACTGGACCCTATTGGGTAGACGTTACAGTCACAGCCGAGGTTGTACCGATCTCCTTGGCAGTGTCTGAAGCAGTCGTCTTTGGGGTCAACGATGCCCTCAACAACTTTCTACATCCCCTGACTGGTGGCGTAGAAGGTCAAGGCTGGCCTTTTGGTCGTCAGCCCCATAAATCAGACCTCTATCGGTTAATCGAATCCGTCCCAGGTGTGAATTATGTTAACTCTCTCTCCATTGACCTAGCCGATATACCTGACGAACAAAAGAAGCGATTTCTAATCTATTCCGGTGAACATCAGATTAGTTTAGATTTTTGA